In Aliarcobacter faecis, a genomic segment contains:
- a CDS encoding NAD(P)H-quinone oxidoreductase subunit 3 encodes MTHIDFAHPYFGAFMMFILSFTIFGTALFLSRFISRKIARLNTEKLKTTIYECGVEVTKQPNKISTQFYLVALLFILFDVEIIFMFPWAINFKTLGWFGFIEMLMFLLILAIGFLYAWKKGALQWHSIR; translated from the coding sequence ATGACACATATAGATTTTGCACATCCATATTTTGGTGCTTTTATGATGTTTATTTTAAGCTTTACTATTTTTGGAACAGCTTTATTTCTTTCAAGATTTATAAGTAGAAAAATAGCTAGATTAAATACAGAAAAACTAAAAACAACGATTTATGAGTGTGGAGTAGAAGTTACTAAACAACCAAATAAGATATCAACTCAATTTTATTTAGTGGCACTTTTATTTATACTTTTTGATGTTGAGATTATTTTTATGTTCCCTTGGGCTATAAACTTTAAAACACTTGGTTGGTTTGGCTTTATTGAAATGCTTATGTTTTTACTAATTTTAGCAATTGGCTTTTTATATGCTTGGAAAAAAGGAGCTTTACAATGGCACAGCATAAGATAA